From Polynucleobacter difficilis, a single genomic window includes:
- a CDS encoding rubredoxin, which yields MEFKTYMCLICGWVYDEAAGLPDEGIAPGTLWKDVPMNWTCPECGARKNDFEMMAI from the coding sequence ATGGAATTCAAAACCTATATGTGCCTGATCTGCGGTTGGGTCTACGACGAGGCAGCCGGCTTGCCGGATGAGGGAATTGCGCCTGGAACCCTCTGGAAAGACGTACCCATGAACTGGACTTGCCCCGAGTGCGGCGCACGCAAAAATGATTTTGAAATGATGGCCATTTAA